In Streptomyces sp. P9-A4, the genomic window CACTCCGAACCTCGGGAGGGCGGTGCACACGTGGACGCGGCTGATGCCGCAGCCCTCCAGCGTCACCTCCAGAGGGCTCTCGCCCAGCAGCGGCACCCGCTCGTGGGAGCGGACCGACACCCGGAAGCTCCGTCCCTCGAACGTGGCGGGTTCGGCGACCTCGGACTCGCCCCAGCCGTGCAGGGGGGTGAAATGCCCGGTGTCCACCGCGTTCTCGACCACGTCCTGGCTGTGGCCCGCCATCTCCCAGGTGGCGAGACGGGGGGCCCGCGCGCCGAGGGTGTGCCAGGCCGGGAGTTCCCAGTCCGGTGACCGCCCGTCATGGTGCCGCCAGACGAAGACGGCGTCGTTGACCTCGCACACCGGCAGCAGCGTCAGGTCGGACGACGGCGGCGGTGGCGTGCCGTACCCCGTACGCAGGCAGGAGCCGTCGGGGCCGAAGGCGAAGCGGTGGAAGGGGCAGAGCAGGTCGTCCCCCTCCACCGAGCCGAGTCCGAGGTGGGCCCCCAGGTGCGGACAGTACGGGCGGACCGCCCGCACACCGCCGTCTCGGAGCCGGTAGAGCACCACGTCCTCGCCCTGGAGCGGCCGGGTCAGCACGGTGCCCGGCACCAGTTCCGAGGAGAAGGCCACCGCGAACCAGCCGTCGGGGTACGGCAGGCTCGGCGCGTGTGCGTCGGCCGGGCTCGGGCCCTCGGTGAAGGACCGGGTGTACCCGCGGTTCACAGCTCGACCAGCACCTTGCCGAAGGACCCGGCCCGGTCGGTGTACAGGCTGCGGTAGGCGGCGGGGATACTGTCGAAGCCCCGGTGCACGGTCTGCTGGTACCGGACCTCCCCGCCGCGGACCAGCGGGCCGAGGTCGGCGTGCAGGGCGGCCCAGTTCTCGTCGGTGAACCACTCCAGCGCGAAGATTCCCCGGATCGTGGTGCGGGGGAACATGATGTACGGCAGCAGGCGCGGACCGGACCATTCGCCGCCGACCTGGCTGGCCCACTGCCAGCAGACCGCGACCTGGCTGTCCACATTGAGCATGGGGAACACGGTGTCGGTGATGACCCCGCCGAGGTTGTCGAAGTACTTGTCGACCCCGCCGGGGGCCGCCTTGGCGAAGTCCTCCCGCAGTTGGGCGGCGTCCCCGCCGTGCCGGAAGTCGACCACCGCGTCGAAGCCGAGTGCGGTCAGCCGGGCCGCCTTCTCCGGCGAACCGGTGGTGCCGACCACCCGCGCCCCGGCCCGCTTGGCCAACTGGCCGATCAGCGTGCCGATCGCGCCGGAGGCGCCGCTGATCACCAGCGTGTCGTCGGGCCGGATGGTCATGAACCTGTTGAGGGTGCCCCAGGCGGTCATGCCCGCACCGCCCAGGACACCGAGCGCGGTGCTCAGCGGCAG contains:
- a CDS encoding Rieske 2Fe-2S domain-containing protein; the protein is MNRGYTRSFTEGPSPADAHAPSLPYPDGWFAVAFSSELVPGTVLTRPLQGEDVVLYRLRDGGVRAVRPYCPHLGAHLGLGSVEGDDLLCPFHRFAFGPDGSCLRTGYGTPPPPSSDLTLLPVCEVNDAVFVWRHHDGRSPDWELPAWHTLGARAPRLATWEMAGHSQDVVENAVDTGHFTPLHGWGESEVAEPATFEGRSFRVSVRSHERVPLLGESPLEVTLEGCGISRVHVCTALPRFGVRTCAMYAATMIKPAVFQLRQASWLDIAEPGALPAPVARWLSRSAARLLAGVMFQGNCEFVAQDFPVWATKRYQSPPRLARGDGPIGPFRHWARQFYPADPLRAHVPSSVRPAEGSRTT
- a CDS encoding MDR family NADP-dependent oxidoreductase, with amino-acid sequence MKTEKWIVSEHNDGVPDVDRMYVKVVEDLDTELAEDEMLLRTRYVSVDPYLQGIALDTPVGDHMGADSIMEVLAAGPRARFAVGDLVQGFGGWRTHLVSNGAPALWQTGTFPMVFPGYRRLDPAHYDDALPLSTALGVLGGAGMTAWGTLNRFMTIRPDDTLVISGASGAIGTLIGQLAKRAGARVVGTTGSPEKAARLTALGFDAVVDFRHGGDAAQLREDFAKAAPGGVDKYFDNLGGVITDTVFPMLNVDSQVAVCWQWASQVGGEWSGPRLLPYIMFPRTTIRGIFALEWFTDENWAALHADLGPLVRGGEVRYQQTVHRGFDSIPAAYRSLYTDRAGSFGKVLVEL